TTTCCAGGGTGGAATTCCAGCGATGCAAAATTTTTATGGCCCATGGCCCACCAGCCCGATGGAATCACAGCTTCGCCGTTAGCACGGACCGGCGCGGAACAGATTTTATGCTTGGCGGGGCAGAAATTGCATTACGAACTGAGCCGTCCTGGTAGGGATTCCGGTCTAACGGGTGGTTTCACACTTATTTAATGCATCTACCCGTTGGAGGCAGGAATCTTACCCAGCACGGTTCTCATCTACATAAGCACCTCATCCCACTTGGTTTATCTCACCTCGCCCTCAAGCATGTCTGCATCATCATCATCGGCACCCCAGGATGAGATTTTGCCCCTGGTCCCTTGTCCACAGTGCAGCGATCGGGTGTATACCTGGATCGCTCACTCTGGAGTCAACGCCGGCCGTCGTTTCTACAAGTGTGTGAACTTTACAGTCAGTTTTTCTGAGAGTATCGAAGCTGACCCCTATATTCGGCACAATTACATTATCACCAGGAGTTTCAGCAAAAACTCTGACCGATTTTCCAGGGCTGTCATCCTATCCGGGCAGGGAGCACGCCCCGGCGCTGCAGCCCCAACCCTGACCCTGCATACATCAGCAAAGAAAATGTATTCTTCTTAATTACAACAATGTATAAATACGAATCTTGCTGCATAGCTTCGTCTATTTGTTTTCACACAAGCAACTGCAGACTGCGATTTTTTCAGGACTAGCACTGCACGCTTAATATTTATTCAGTCCTACTGCCTCTGTAATACATCTTCAAGTTCAGAGTCAATtatattgtttcatcttttctgtAGTAATTTAATTGCATCGACGGCACATATTGGCAATTGCATACATCAGTCCACCAACTAATCCTACCAAGAATCCAATTATCTGCACACCGTATTTAGTCATACAGCACGAATCAGTAACACATACGTACCTTCTAGTCCATCCCGGAGCCTGTGGATCAACTTGCTCTATCGAGTTCTCAGATCCCTGCGGCCTCTCACGCCCATCCTTTGCTGCTCCATGAGGCGGCGAGCAGATTAGCGCATCTGCGCTGGATGCACTCGCCGCCGGCAAGGACAACGCCGGCACCGGAACAACAGGACATCGCGTTGGCCCCGTCGGTATCTCGTTGTCATTCACTTCCTCAATCAGAGTCGTTCTGCAAGAACAATCCAACCAGAGGTAAAGTTAGATCCAGCGCCTAACTCAAATCCAATAGCAAATATAAACCCAATCCAAGAGTGAGCTAGCTAACATGGAGGAGGAAGATTAGCACCTGTTGAACGGCTGCAGCAAGAACTCCATTGCCGTCGGAGCCGGCACACCGCAGCTTGAGGTGGTGGTAGAGCCGCCGCCGAACCGTCCGCAGTGCCACGATAGCCCCAGGAGGTGGAGGTAGGAAGGAGTGACGCCCACCTACCCATTCTGCATTTACTCCACCAGAATCACGTCGTTAGCACGCATGATTCACGGATCAGTAATCGCACGATGATCCGAGCCACGGAACTGAAGTCAATTACTGCCGGCCTCGAAAGCACGAGCAGTTCTGACCCACCGCGCATGACAATTTATCCATTAGTTTCCACTTTCCACGTCGACTCCTGGGCCCAACATCGGTCACGTGTGCGCGCTAAGACGAATCACGAGGCCGTATTCGAGGGGACAGATACCGAGCGCCTGTGTGCTCGGGATCAATTCCTCCGCGTccaagaacttgggtcatttatgagcaccataaatagcaacaatccttagggaaagctttaggtgaaatataacccaatataattccaacgaagagattaatggattgcAAAGGATCTCCTGAACGAAGAGAGAAAGATGGATTTagaatatctcattcttgacaacttgaaacacgaagggaaattgtcaataatgacatagcaccacctcaaaagatgagatatgaaagaattgcacttcggaatgcaagatgaagaatgcttgaactcctcaaacaaaacatgtgttgaacaccatgtttgaTTTATAG
The sequence above is drawn from the Triticum aestivum cultivar Chinese Spring chromosome 7A, IWGSC CS RefSeq v2.1, whole genome shotgun sequence genome and encodes:
- the LOC123153297 gene encoding uncharacterized protein — its product is MEFLLQPFNRTTLIEEVNDNEIPTGPTRCPVVPVPALSLPAASASSADALICSPPHGAAKDGRERPQGSENSIEQVDPQAPGWTRRVRVGAAAPGRAPCPDRMTALENRSEFLLKLLKRRPALTPE